Sequence from the Opisthocomus hoazin isolate bOpiHoa1 chromosome 7, bOpiHoa1.hap1, whole genome shotgun sequence genome:
TTTCATGTGTGGATGTGAAAGATGTCATCACATGTTAGTGAGGTCCTGTCTGGTGGTTGGGTTTATGGTGTAGTTTTtggttcggggttttttttcccccttttttttatgaGGTGGTAATGGTCAGAGGATCCAGGCTTACCTTATCAATAAAGATACCATACAAAGCAATGTTCTGCTGGTCTTTCACAGCCTTTGATTGCAGTGGGCAATTTTTTATTACACTTTTGTACCAACAGTCTAATAACTATATCTGAGGACTTAAAATACAACAATCAACTGCTTGGAGCTATAATGACAAAACATCTCTGCAACGATTTTGCAGTAATCTTCCTGCGTCTGACAGCAGTCAACGAGCAAGGGGGTCTGTGAATATGAACACTCCTTCCTGAAGAGCTTCTTTCCTCTAACAAACAAGAACAAACCACAATTTACACCtgtgcagaaaatgaaaatttgctTCAATTCTGCCTTCCCTATTGATTTGCACATGCTGGGAAATACAATACACCCACTCTCATCTTAAAAGAACAGTTCTATAAGTGAACCAACCTTTCCTCCTTGGAAAACAATTTTCAAGTATGAAGGTGTTTCCATAGTGACAAGGGTCTCGCCCTACCCGGATAAATTGAGGTGGCGGTTAAACTTGGCGGAACACTTGCCACAGAAGAATAATAAAACACAACAAAGCTTTTCATAACCAATTGTATTCTTCTTGAGCTACAGCAGAATTTCTTTTTAGACGGTAGAAATTTGGGGTAAGAATAGAACCCTGTTAAGCTGTCAGAAACAACCTCACTGTTGAACAGAGCAACATATCGAGAAAACTTTTCCAATTCATGTCTGCATTCTGTTATCGCAGGCAACTCATGTACTATTTCCCTTACCAAGCTTGTGGGGTTTCAGCTTCGAACTAGTTAAATGACCCTCCTTCCGCCAGAAATTTGTTCCAGAATCTCTCAGTGTTTTAATCAGATTTTTCTGGTGTCAAACCACAGCCATTATGGTCATTTCATAGCAGTGGGCATTTCGTGTTACTGTCTTTTAGTTCAAACAGTTGTTTCAAGGAGAATCAAGGGTAAACATCTGTCAGGGTACAACAGTAAGTCAACAGCACTTGGAAACACTATGTAATTGTGTGAAATCGGAGCTCCACATCAACAGTTTATATAGGAGCAGATCATACACGCAATCAGTAAGTAGGAGGAATTTAGATTATTAATCATAATGAAGTAAGCAGAAGGCCTGAATTCGCTACGTGTTAGGGGTTTAACTAAAAATGTGATGACACAGCTGCGTAGTTTCCACGCTGTAATACACTTTTCTGAGAAGTGCTAATTTGCAATAGCAGCTAACAGTTATTACAGGCTGGGTAAGCATTGCAGCTTCTCCAAGCTGCCCAGGTCTGACAGAACGGTACGCTAGCGATTATTACACCTTTAGGAGTCAAAGCAAACAAGGGTACTGAATTCCACTTCAGCATTCAGCTTTTGCATTAACTGCTTCTCCTGAACACGTGGTTTGCTCTCTTTTCCaagaaaacagcatgaaaaagaaaagcaagaatctGAGCCACTGATTCTTGTCATGTGAACTGCTGATCAAAAACAGAGGGGGCACACCTTCAGACCAGACCCACTTGACGTCAGCAGCAGTAATCCAAGGAAAAACTCACTGAGCCCTGTGACAGGGAGCAAACAACACAGGGATAAGGACGTGACTGAAGCAGGTCTTGTTTTTATTCCACAGACACTTCATGAaacatctcaaaaagaaaaaagttacaatGAATTAAAAGAGACAAGAGCTTTTCATACAGTGACTCTGGAATGGTGAGTTGTACTAAGCCTTCCCAGCGTGCTAGGACAGGCTTGGATCACTCTTTGAGGGTGACGTACCTAACCACACTATAACCAAAACCAAGCCACAATTTGTACTAGCGTCTGCGACAGCATTTCAGAACCACATACCAAACTATGTGGATCCTTTCGGATCCTGCCTTTTGTGCTTTCATTGCCTTTTCCCCATTTATAAAGCAAGTACAAAAGCACTACATCTGTCAAGTCATGCACAAATACCCCCATGAAAGATCAAGAAGTGCTGAATTTCTATGGTGAAAGGGACAACGTAGGTATTTTAGACTGCCGAGACTTGGACAGTAGTTAAGTTCTTGGCTGTAGGTGTCCGTGTGCACTGAATCCCCCCAGACCACCAAGTAGTGCTGACCTCTTTTTGATTATACAGGACTTGGCCTCCTACCTGGAGCCTCTCTATTGCACTTAAAATGGATAAAGCAACAAAACCCAGGTTCTCACATAAAGAAAAAGGAGTACCAGCTGagacaaaataataaatacaaatagcaaaaaatatttttaataagtttTACAAAAATTCAACTTACTTGGTAAGCCTTGCAACTTGCCATTTCAGTTTCATGTAAGCATCATTAGAAGCAATCCATGTGACATTTGAAATGCTAGCACTGTCTGTGTCCTGTTTCCAGCAGCATGGCTTCAAGCAGTAGTTTGCTGCTGTTCTCAATATAAGGCTGGTACAACCATGATGATAAATAGACCATCATCAGATCCTGGTCAGCAGAATGAGCAATTTCTTGTACAATTGTTTGCTTGAGTTGTAGTTCCTTCCTGTACATTTCAGAGAGCTTCAGAGAAACCTCATCTGAAATGGGTTGGAAAACCAAGCACATTGACCAGAACATTTCAGCAATTCTCTGAAAGTTACATTACACTTGTAATAAGCTGATCATTAAAAACCCCTGCCTTACATAAACTACTCCCCACGTTTAGACATTTTGTTTTTTATAGCATTCATAATGTTTGTACACTAGAATATAAACCATTAAACAATCTCCTcagctgttcaatatattttctACACTTGTGATTTTGACATGAATCCCCGTTTCATTCTAGAATAAGCAGTGGTAGTGATTCTCAGGACCCACTGTAAAATTATCAATTATACCTATTCTTTCAAataactgaaattttattttaaaatttggtaATGCTATCCTGAAATACAAGCTTCAcgttttagagtcactgttgatTTCAGCTGATCTAAAGGATGCCCTCACATGCAGTCAGGCACTTCCATGATGTGTGATCACCAATGAGTGATACCAATAGTGAAAAATAATGGTACAACAAAACAACAGACCGAAACTAGAGTGTGTAATGTAAAAATTAATAGTTACAAGTTATGTTAGTAATAATGGTAGGGGGTTTAAAATGTATCTATGTAATAATCTTTAATTGtttgactttaaaaaataacCACAGAAATCACTTTTAAAGAGACACTGATCTCGCATTTCTGACTTAGCCTGAACTACTACTACTTTCAGGAGAATTTAGACTTTCATGGAGTAGAGAGTGTCACTAAATGACTCAGTCACAGCGAGCATTTTGACAGCAGTTGTCTTTGTCATTCTTACCCTTTTAAGCTGGCAGAAACTAACACATAAAATTCCCTCCAACTTGTGGTAATAAAGTAAAGCAGGGCTTCACAAAGGTGTGACTTTGCCTGCAAATTTAACTGCCTTCTTTGTGGAGTGAATCAGGCttctcttgaattttttttaaaactgtggtaATACCAGTTGGGAGGCAGTGCCTTCTGCCATCCAGTGAATGCTAAAAGGATTGATATTAATGGTAACTGAACATTTCTTTACTTGTCTTGACTGACATTGAGATCAGAGGAATTTTTCTTTGGCTGCATGACAGTTAACCGAGGCATAGCTGCTTCTTTGCATTCAAGGATTTCATTTCAGCATCAAGTAACAAGTCAAGCCAGTTAAGCCTATGGCTTAACACTACCAAGCTGCAAGTATGTCTCTCTACAAAGGATACGGCTGTGGCAGCTCGGACACTGTAAGCTGCTGACAAGCTTTGTTTTACGCTGTAATTGTTGTGTGTCAGACACGCCTGGCAATTCATACAAGCTGTCAGCAGCAGTAACGCTACACCAAGTGGTGCATTCACGTGTTTATTGATCAGTCAATTACAAAGGAGACAGACAGGCTCGCTCTGTCTCTAAGGCAAGACATCCAGATAAAAGGGTTTCTTTTCCAGTCCTTAATTCGATGACATCAATGACACAATGCAATTAGCTAAGATAATCAATATTTTACTTACAGAAGTATGGTGTGGGCCATGTATGAAAGAAGGGTGCTGTGCAATTCCCAGCTCCACAGTGGAACGTTTCCAAGTCACAGATTGCTTTAGTAGTCGAAGTAagcttttccattttcagttGTATTTTTGTCTGAAAATCATGAACATGTAATGTGAATGAACATCAGGCTACTATattcttaaacattttttaaaaacacactaTTTCTGAAGACGATTTAGTCTTAACCTTTCTAACTCACTTTTCTGGACTCCAAACAGGAATCAAAGCTGgaatttatatatgtatttaatatGAGATACCCTAAAATTATGAACACTGTAGATATGACTTACTGACTCTGATTTTGCGTAATTCTTATGTTTCCCCCATGTGGCTATATATTAAAGCACTCATTTTTTTCACCTCTCTCTGGGTTTTTCCTATAGCAATTTAGTATTGGGGAAAAACATCAGACTGTCTGTGAACAAGTGTGATGCAAGCCCTATAAACACACGCTTTCTTACATTATTATGTCAAGATGACTTAAATTTGATTTCAAAAGACCAGCGGCAGGTGAGAAAAGCAGCTCAAGCTACAACTGACAATGTATCTAGGCTGATCTAACAGCTTGCTTCGAAAAACAGGTCATTCCATCCACTTCCTTTGTTTGCACCTGACTGTGCACTACTGATGGCGACTAATATTTACAACAAAATGGAGCTTGCAGGCAGTTTTTGTAAGTCAAAAAGCTAAAATACAGATATTTCTATAAACTTGTAAGCTGGTACAAACTCCTagggaatgaaaaataaagtatGTCTGTAGTAGCTATGTTTAGTATCCAATCTAACACTGGCTGCTTAGACTCCTATTACTCTGGAGTAATAAAAAATTGCATCAGCACACTTAGTAGTCTGTATACAAAActacctcagggaaaaaaaaagaaaaaaaaaaaattactgctacTTTTTGCCACAGAACAAAATTTGAGAAAAACCTATCTGCTTTCCTACTTCACTCTAAACACTGGACTGGTATTGTGTCTacataaaaaaatacatctaTCATATCTATAAAATCTTATATCTATCTTTAACAGAGTTACTGACTACATCATTGGCAAGGGAAGAGCTAAAGATATGTCTATCTggtcttctgtaaggcctttgacatggtcccccacaacatccttctctctaaattggagagatagggATTTTACGGGTGGACTGTTTGGTTCCGAGGAATtcgttggatggtcacatccaggaggtagtggtcaacggttcgatgtccagatggagatcggtaaCAAGTGGTGGCCCTCAGTGGTTCATTTTGGGACCGATGCTGttcagtatcttcatcaatgacatggacagtgtgatcgagtgcaccctcaacaagtttgcgagtgcagggtcctgcacctgggtcggggcaacccgtgctatcagtacaggctgggggatgaggggattgagagcagccctgccgagaaggacttgggggtactggtggatgaaaagctggacatgagccaacaacgtGCGCTCACAGCTCAGacagccaaccatatcctgggctgcatccagagaagcgtggccagcaggctgagggaggtgattctgcccctttgctctgctctggtgagaccccacctggagtccagcGTCCAGCTGTAGAGCCCcctgcacaggaaagacatggacctgctggaggtcagaggagggccataaagatgatcagagagctggagcactcctcctatgaggaaaggatgagagagttggggttgttcagcctggagaagagaaggctccggggagaccttagagcagccttccagtacctgaagagggcttataagaaagatggggacaggctttttagcagggcctgttgtgacaggacaaggagtaatggttttaaactaaaggagggtagatttagactggatataaggaagaatttttttacaaggagggtggtgaaacactggaatgggttgcccagagggcCGGTAGATGCTCCATCGCCGGaaccattcaaggccaggttggatggggctttgagcaacctgatcgagttgaagatgtccctgctcactgcaggggcgttggactagatggcctttaaaggtcccttctaacccaaactattctataatCTTTTACATGGGCCTCTACTATGGCAGAAGGCTGTGAAAGTTCTTTTCAGTAAGAATTTTAAATTACAgtatcaggcaaaaaaaaatatctttttgtttcCTGTCAAACTGACAGGTGACATTAATTTCTAGCAATGCATCCAGAAAAAAGGTGGGTTACACAATAATTCTCTTATTCTACTCTCTAGAGGAGGAGTTGTGCACGCGAACTGCAGGTAGGcagactaaaaataaaactgcattATGTCTGATCAAAGATAGCTGCAAGGATATGATGGCAAGTAAAGCACTGCTTTatgctttgttgtttgttttgttctaaaCAGAGGGAATATTCAggatgagaaaacagaagagaggtGCAGTTTTAGAATGCACTTTTTGTATGACTCACATTCAGAAGACCACTTTATAAAGCGAGGAGTAGAATTAAAAGCagaaggcagatgtaaaaccaaCTTTCAAATTCACCAACCAAGCAAATAAATGGTGCACACTGGATTTATGATCACTTAGGTTTGAAGCCAAAGAACTATGAATAAATATCCCAATCTTCTGTTTAGAATCTTAGAATTCATTTACAACAAATACTTGAGGACATTTCCTTATATCATACTTGAACACACGTGGAATTGATTCATATTGACTAAGACTGAAAAACGAGCATTACCATTTGCTTTAAGGTCTCAAGTAGTTCTGCACAGCAATTGTCCAGTTCTTTATTGTATTTCGGAGTTGGCTTTTCAGATTCTGTGGCACTGTTATCACATGCTATCTCCAGTTTGTTGTCTTGAAATCTAAAATAGAAACGCAAGGCAGAGTAAGCAACTGCATACAGGCTTACTTGAGCTGTGCAGATTTAAAACCCGTGTGGTCTGATCCTACAAAATCTCTCTCTCACAGGCTGTTCACGAGAATTCCTAAATAAAAATAGTAAGAGACATAGCTAGCCACGCGAGCAGTTGGGGCTGGTATCATAATCTTCAGAGGAACACAGAAGGACTCTACCTTAGAGCACGTGCTTGAAAAAACATTTGCAGGTATTAAGATAACACCTCTTCCCACTTTACCTCACCCCTGTGTTGGAGGTTATACTCTCATAACGGACAAGGTATGCCCAGGCTtcagctgctccagctgacctTCTGGTGCATCACCACAAACTCGCCTTCATGCACAATTTAAGCCAGGACATTTAACTGTGAGCCCAGAGCAGCTGATATGCAGACACAGACCCCGTCTTGCTGACTTTCCCACAGAAGCCCTAAACTCAGACAGGGGAGAGGGAATTGCTAG
This genomic interval carries:
- the CINP gene encoding cyclin-dependent kinase 2-interacting protein isoform X1 — its product is MTHRGPFQPPPSCDSAWLKAACRRFAKSPPDGTPRRPVLSVSARRIKDNAADWHNLMMKWERLNDSGFTAANKIVNVKISEQFQDNKLEIACDNSATESEKPTPKYNKELDNCCAELLETLKQMTKIQLKMEKLTSTTKAICDLETFHCGAGNCTAPFFHTWPTPYFYEVSLKLSEMYRKELQLKQTIVQEIAHSADQDLMMVYLSSWLYQPYIENSSKLLLEAMLLETGHRQC
- the CINP gene encoding cyclin-dependent kinase 2-interacting protein isoform X2, which codes for MAAKSPPDGTPRRPVLSVSARRIKDNAADWHNLMMKWERLNDSGFTAANKIVNVKISEQFQDNKLEIACDNSATESEKPTPKYNKELDNCCAELLETLKQMTKIQLKMEKLTSTTKAICDLETFHCGAGNCTAPFFHTWPTPYFYEVSLKLSEMYRKELQLKQTIVQEIAHSADQDLMMVYLSSWLYQPYIENSSKLLLEAMLLETGHRQC
- the CINP gene encoding cyclin-dependent kinase 2-interacting protein isoform X3, translated to MMKWERLNDSGFTAANKIVNVKISEQFQDNKLEIACDNSATESEKPTPKYNKELDNCCAELLETLKQMTKIQLKMEKLTSTTKAICDLETFHCGAGNCTAPFFHTWPTPYFYEVSLKLSEMYRKELQLKQTIVQEIAHSADQDLMMVYLSSWLYQPYIENSSKLLLEAMLLETGHRQC